In Gossypium arboreum isolate Shixiya-1 chromosome 3, ASM2569848v2, whole genome shotgun sequence, the sequence GCTGAAGCAcgttatcctcctatttatggattGGGAAAGGGCTATGGATAGTTCTAGGCATTGTATTAGAAAGAGCAAATATGACCAGAACCTATAATAATGAGTATTAATGAAAAGTTATATGATAGCGATTGATTTTAAAGAGGTAGATTAATTttcttaaataaattatttttagcaAGAATTTAAATTACATAAATACACTTGttgtttaaattatattttgcGGATTGAATTTGAAAGCACTTAAATATgtttttttctttgatttaacCATTAGAACGatttattagtaaaaataaaGATTGTATCAAAAATAGAAATTTCTAATCTTTTCcaattaaattgatattttgttAAGTTATATCATAAGGtatttataataaaaatgatTAGACAGTATATTCTAGAATGAGATGGGCAGCTATTTagattgttttaattattttttatgcatTAATGGACCGAAAAAGTTGAGAATTTTGAAGATACACCAAGTGAAGGCAGGGATGGTAATATAACAGGGGGAAAGCAATGTTGAATCCGCTTTACAGTTGGTATATTCTATTTTATTATGAATGTATTatcttgaaatttatttttaCCTTCATAGATGTTGGATGCATCAATCTTTATCTCGCTccgttttaatttaattttgctacttatctttaataatttcaattatttaaagtcaaataaatatttataaatataattcttcaaaaaaaattaaaaataaaatctataatttttattacattttatccttttaataattatatataagaaGATAAAATGACAATTTCATAAAGTAAAACAAGGCAGAATGAAACAAATAGTTATCAAACGACTCCATACTCGTTATCGAAATAATTTCACTTGGAGGAGTAATTAATTACTTAGGAAAATCTAATCCGGATGGATGTGAAATGTATTGAGTATCCTTAAACCATGGTTGGATGATTCTTTCTCTCTTCATTTGCTTTGCTTGTGGCGCAGCAGCTGAAGCAAAAGATACGGTGTGTGAGACTTTCTCAAAATTTAATGAACACAATACCCgggttttttaaagaaaaaaaatcgtAAATCTCTTTTAAATGGTTGATTTGATgtattatttaataaaacatataaagatgagtataaaaaaataagattttaatatATGATAAACCAGAATTATCATCGGAAACAATAGTTGAAATTAGAATCAGAAACAATATGTTAATTATTAATTATCGCATGAATTGAAGCAAAAGTATTTTGCTTTTAACTTGAAATTCACGATATTATAGAAAGATTTGTAAATTAATTTGCCATCTTTTCGTGTTTGGTCATCGAAAATTTATGTTTggtatgctaaaataaaatgagAATATCCACAAATACAAGGCAAAGATAGCTTAAGCCCAGAAAATGGGGGGGATTTTGGTGTGAGAAATGCATCAAAGGGTGCGTAGTCATGATTTTGATTTTAAGAAAAATGAGAATAGTTTATAAAATTTTGGTTGGTCAGATGTGACAATCTTAACTTTAacccaaattaattatttaagacAAAGAAAAGAGGGTTGAGTTTAAAGTAGATTTTGGTTAAGAAAATGGATTAGATCATGAAGAAGGAAGTCAAAATATATGCAATGTCTTGTAGGTACACTACACTTTCAATCTTCTTTTTttgctatatatatattatgttttatacCATTGATTGGGCTTGGACCACCTCTTTACCACTATATATTCTAATCATAATGAcccaatttaaatatatatatatatatatatgccctGCAGTATGAATTTGATAAAGAATATGTATGTGGCACACTCTTTAAAAAATTTTGATTGAAACAATAGTTATATAAGTTATTTTTGAAGATAAAATTAAAAAGGCATTCTCATAATTAAAAAAAGAACATTAGGCAACATCCACAATGTCCTCCACTAGCAAAATATGCATGTCTCTCCCACTCATATATTCCACTTCTTTTTGGTGGTCAAAACACACCAAGAATTTACCTATTTTTCGTTCCAGGAAGGAAAAAAGAAGATTGCATCTCTTCTTAGCTTTACCCTAAAGTTAAGCCAGTTTATAAACCAGAATTTTATGGTAGTTTGGTTATTATTCCCATCCATCCACCTACCTAATTTTGTTTTACTACTCCTTTGTTAAGTGTTAACAATACTACTAAACTTCTCTTCCTTCAAATTACCATGTTTTAGCCAAGTAAATGCCCTATGCCTACAAGTAAAGAATGACAACTTAATTCCAATTTTCATAAGTTACATGGTAAATAAATCATTGGAATCTTAAACTGGCTTAATCATGCATTTAACTCAGCTTTGCTGTATAATTATCAAAAACACTGTCAAGGTTTTGATCAGACTGTATCTGTAGCTGTTTATATATGCTTAAGATAATAAAAGCAAATTTatccaaaaaatatatatatattaaagggaaaaaaactggcctctttttctttttacattttaaccccttttttttcatttttttatattgcCTTAAAACTGAAATATTACCCTGGCCGTTAACATCGCCGTAACCATTTTTAGCTTTCGCCAATGACTTCATCCATTCCGTCGCCACCAACACCTTCTTCGTCCAGCCACCGCTCGACCGGCGCGCACTCGGCTTTGTGGCGTAGTTTCCAATCGAGCGCCTGGCAAGCGCGTGAACAGTAATTCACGGCACCACAAACCGAACACCGGCGGAACTCGTGTTTTCTCGTCTCCGGCCTCCCACAACCAACGTGCGAGCATAGCCTCAAACCCGGGCCGGGAATCCCGTCCCGAGAGCCGAACCAATCCGTTAAGAACTTGTTCGCCGGGTGAGCCTCCGGTGCCGGTACATTGCATCCAAAATCACTCAGCAACGGGCATCCCGGCACGTTCGGATGACGGTTGGTCGGGTGGGGGATCGGGTGGGGGCTCCAGGTGAGCCAAGAGCACGTAGCGATATTTGAAACAGATGCTGATGATAAACCCGCCGCAAGCTCTCGGGCGTTGGCTTGGACGAGAAACCGACGACCCTCGGTGATGTTTTGTCGGACGCCGTACCCGTCCTGCAGGCAGTGACCGAGCTCACGCAAAGCATCTATGTGGCCAAGAAAAGCAGCCCGGGCGCACAAAGCCACACCGGCTCTAAGGTCCTTATCGTTCTTAGAGCCACCGCTGCCGTTGAACTGAATTACAGCTAAGGAGTAAAGCGCCGGCGCGTGAGAACTAATCGCCGCCTTAGCCATAAGAGAAGCCCCACTCCCTCGATTTTGCAAACAGTAGAACCGAATCTATTGCAAATCATAAAACAGTTCATTTGTTAGAGAATGTTAATATTCTTGAAAAGGAAATTCCAAGAAtaagtaaagaaaaataaaaactaacCATGCCGAGGGTGTAACAAGCTTCAACATTCCCGGCATCGGCACAACACTTTAAGAATCTGTGAGCTGACTCCGACCAGTTTTCAGCTTTAATGGCTAACAATTTTGAAGAGGCTTTTGATAATACCAAAGGTTGAAGTGCAAAACTATTTAATCTCTTGCATCTGTTTCTCAcacaacacacaaaaaaaaacccaATAAATTCCTcagaacataaaataaataaaaaatcatatctttccCGTCTTGAAACAAGAAACGGAAAAGAGCAGTGAAAAGATGCACGTACGTAATCAAAACGTTGATGAAATCGGAAGGGCAAGAGGCGGAAGAGCTAAGCTTGGAGAGTATAGAAATGACAAGATCATCGGGTAAAGCATCAAACAAATCACTGTTTCCGGCAATCACCGGCGAGAATCTTTGGCGTTTCCGGCAAGCCATATTATATCCGGTGAAATCTCTCCGTTTAACTACTATCTTATCAACACAAACATCGGCTCTAGGATAACAAAGACCTCTCCTTGTTCTCATTTCTCTCTATCCCTATAATCTAGAAATCTACCCTAAATATATCTACTTTATCTCAAAAATTTCTTATGTGTTGGTTGTTTCTCAGTTTTTATGTGCCTTAGCGGCGCAAGAGATACGATAAAATGGAGAGGAAATAGAAAAAGCAAACTGAGAAGGGAAAAGCACAAAACTAGGCCTTTAAAGGAAGAGAGAGCCAAAAAAACCAAGAACCCaacaaataatattattattaacagTAAAACAGCTCGTGGGGACGGACGGACTTTCGTATGCTTAATTACATTTTTAACCCTACATAGTAATCGCTTTTACGGTCTTAATGCCGTTGACCCAGATCCCTCCGTTTTAAACAACGATGAATAAAATAGAGTCTGAGGGAAGGGAGCACTCATTtatcctttcttcttttcttttctttttttttttttttcagatgaAGTTGAAAGAAAAGTTTATAAATAAAACAGTAAAATGGATTTACCGTTTgatctctatatatatatacgttaTTTGTTCGGTAAAAAATGCTTTGTAAATTTGTTTTGAAAGGGGTTAAATTTGTTGCAAGTGGAACAACGAACTTCGGTTTTTTTCTCTGTAATAGAGTTTCGCTTTACGTAATTCCGGCGCGTGAAGAACGCCAACCGTTTTGGTCTATTGTTTGGGTGATGGCCACGCTCTTTGTTTGCGGGTGTGGAAGTTTTACATCTGATTAACAAACTCGGGGTAACCTCAGTTCAGCGAATTCTGAGTAATCGTCCGACGACTAATGCAAAAAAGGTCAAACGCATGAATCAGCAGCATTCCGCACCAACATGTGTTGAGGTACTCTTCTTTGTTTTACTTTTTCCATTTTGgccttttttttcttaattaataaattattgatTGATAATTCTCTACTAGGTTTTTTTTTCtcgattttatattttattactttattgCAAAATTACTCAcggttaaattttactattagttTCTATACTTTTGGAAAGTTATGAGTTTGGTCCTTGTACTTTTATTTATTcagtatttaatttttatatttttaaattttaaaattttaattttcatcgGACGATAATTGTTAAATTTGTTTAGTTATTTAATTCCAAAATTTGGATGTGGCAAACATATTTTCAATTTTGCAATATCATGTCaacttattatttttacatattactcATTAATTAACGACTATCATTTACGTtatgactgaaattttaaaatttaaaaaggatAAAACTTAGAATGATCCAATTAGAGAATATAGACTAAATGTATAACTATACGCATAGTATAAtactaataattgaatttaaccaaacaaatttaaatactactatttaggttaagattaaaattttaaaattaaaaaataaaataatttaattcataatttccacaaaATACAGAGATTAAATCCGtttaaaaataaacttattttttagctttttcttattttattgaatAATTATTTTCACAGGGATTTGTTAATGGCAGTGGTAATGGATTCCAATATTGTCTTAgataagaataaaaataagatgaatGTTGTTCTAATGATAGAGAAGAAGACATAAATTATAtgtaaaacaaataattaaataatttatagtttAATTTTAAATCAATGCATCTCAATGTGggataattttaaaataaggtatAAATATATGAAACTAATAAATTTAATGCAggcaaataataattttaaaaattcacgtTGAAGCTTCCTaagtatataatattttaaataaattttggaaaagatataaatataaaatttatattaagaaATGAAAATATATCATATTAAATGTGATATAAATACAAAAATCAAGAAACAAATACAGTTTCATCCGCTCAAGGCGCATATAGGGTAGGAAATCTACTTTTATAATAAGGCTACACTTCAAATAGACATATCCTTATTTGTTCCGTCTAGTACATTAGGTTTGTACTAGTCAAGTTTTAGCTcaacatttttcctttttttttttttatatattttgatccACTTCctcaaataaatttattattaatattttcttaattttttaaatgtttaaatattaagataatttattttattatcttttaatatGGAAGCCAtcaattgagtcttaactcgattggcaTAGGTATTATTGTCAATATAGAGTAACATGAGTTTAAGTGTCCTGAAgtgtattatcctcctatttatgagttaggGAGAGGTTGTAGATAGTTTTAAACATTATATCTAATATTGAAGTTGTTATTAGGTAATTTTGAATTTTGTCAAAACATCAACTCCACGTAGATAATAAAAAACTAAacgaaacaaaaattaaattaaattaaaacaaataactagaCATAAGAAGTAAATACTAAacttacataaataaataaaatgttacttaaaaatcaattaaaaatattattttaaatggaaaattttatgAAGAAGACGATCATTTAAGCAAGAAAATGATTTTTtgcttat encodes:
- the LOC108463882 gene encoding F-box protein At1g67340, producing the protein MRTRRGLCYPRADVCVDKIVVKRRDFTGYNMACRKRQRFSPVIAGNSDLFDALPDDLVISILSKLSSSASCPSDFINVLITCKRLNSFALQPLVLSKASSKLLAIKAENWSESAHRFLKCCADAGNVEACYTLGMIRFYCLQNRGSGASLMAKAAISSHAPALYSLAVIQFNGSGGSKNDKDLRAGVALCARAAFLGHIDALRELGHCLQDGYGVRQNITEGRRFLVQANARELAAGLSSASVSNIATCSWLTWSPHPIPHPTNRHPNVPGCPLLSDFGCNVPAPEAHPANKFLTDWFGSRDGIPGPGLRLCSHVGCGRPETRKHEFRRCSVCGAVNYCSRACQALDWKLRHKAECAPVERWLDEEGVGGDGMDEVIGES